Below is a genomic region from Medicago truncatula cultivar Jemalong A17 chromosome 3, MtrunA17r5.0-ANR, whole genome shotgun sequence.
CAGCAGGGGGGGTCTTTTTGTTGAGTGAGAAAATAGAGGGGAGGTGGGATGTAATTAGATAAACCTCAAGGGAGTTTAATGTAATTTACCCTAAAATTTAAAGATATCCAAAATAAATGAAGCTAGTTGGTATGATTTTGCTTTCCGTCAAATAAAATAGGCATATTGATTTTCTCTTGAACTTAACTCAGTCGGTATAAACATCACATTATATATGCAGAATTCGGGATATAAATCCTCAATTTTCcgcttattcaccttaaaaggTTGATTCTCTAGACACCatgtttattgaaaaaaaaaaacatgttgattAGTCATCCAAAATAGGGTAATCAATCAAATGTAAAATTGGGGTAAACCAACCAACGATTAGAATATTCTAAATTCAACCAATTGAACAAGCAATTTCAAGCTAAATTTTTAAACacaagtataatttttttttgataatacATTGATGGATACTTAAAAAATGTTATCACGAATTCTAATTATGCTTGAATTCCAATTTATTATTAGTTATGTTTCAAAtctaattatattattattctaaACTTAATCCTGGTAAATCCTTTTATAAACTTTTACATGTTCTTTAGATTATAGGATACTATTTACAATCCCACATATTTAATTTGAACCTTGAAGACTTCTTGAGTCTTGATGAGCTCTTAGAATCCAACCCACACTTTATgtaaatatctatattttatggatttcagaatattttaaaaaaaatgatattgcaTATCAAGTTACCAACTAGTTATAGTTTAAGGTATAttggttacatttttttttttttaataaaaaaaaaactaaaaaacatcaGTTTTCATCTGTTTGTctcaatattttataaaatttgacaatacgaaaaactaaaatctaaaattttcttcctatgatgataaataatttttggtagtttttcttgaatttttttctaaatgaattttcaaaaataaaacatgattttttaatATGGCAGTGTTACACccaaaattcaaattatgtTTCGAGTAAATTAACAAGTCAAAATCAAGTGACAATTAATGTGACTTTGTGGAATGCTCAAGTGTAGTAGTCAAAACCAAGTCAATTTTACTATAAATGAAATTATTGAAAACATGTTGTAtcacaaaacaaacatatatactCGAAGAAGGATTTCcttgaaaataagataaatgcaTTTTGAAGAAAGACAATGCCAAAGACAAttgcataatcaaataaatcataaaaatgtaACTACCATGTAAAGAGTGCTACTACAAACGAAATTATTGAAAACATGTTGTAtcacaaaacaaatatatatactcGAAGAAGGATTTCCTTGAAAATCAGATAAATGCATTTTGAAGAAAGACAATGCCGAAGACAATTGCATAATCAAAGTGTTTCAAATCATAAAAATGTAACTACCATATAAAGAGTGCAAGTGAAGTTCAAATGAGTGGTTACACTTGAGATTTTATcaactttcaaatttcaaaagattGGAGGGAACTTGTCAATGAAGTTTTTAGGTGGTTTAGGACATTTTTCATCCATTCAAGTAGTTAGTTTCTTTTTAGTCTATAAATAATAATCTCGTAACTCCATGTAAAGTTGTTCCTTTCCATTTCATAAAACTATACCTACTAGATAAATAGATCCACCGTCACATGATAAGACATTTTACTAACAATGTTGAAGAGAACGATGTATGCAACTCGATATatcgttttttttgttttgtttttatttttattttttatatctttgCAAGCTTTGCATATGTacattttcccctttttcttgtGCATTTAACTTTATCATTTTCGTCCACACGTTACTTGCATCTTCATAGAACATATCAATTAACGTGAGTCTTAGATTGACCTTTCAAATCATATGTTGGAAAGAAAGGATTTTCACACTAATAAATAGACAAAACacaaaacatcttttttttaaatatccatTTACACATGAATTTTCCATGCCCTTTAgctcttaaataaaaaaactgcaaatcaaataaacaattttatgtCAATAACAttcatctaattttttaaaggaacttttttttaggttttttaggtttttttttgcaTGGTTCTTAATTAAATTCActatgattttctcaaattcataattttttcaaagtttgttatgcacaaaaaatatatatttttaattaaaaactagTATATGAAAAACACCTAAAAAATTGtacctaaattttttttaaattgacttATGTCGTcggattattatttattttagactTTAAAGTTTGAAGTCGGCCCAAGGCTATTTCCAATGAGGTGACAAATTAAAAAACCccacccttcaaaaaaaaaaaaattaaaaaaccccAGTCGACATAACATTTGACCTAAAAAAAAGGACGACATAATAtaaatgttgatttttaattACACAAAAGGAcaaatggaagaaattaaaatcaaaatcaaaataaaattcatatgatTGAATAACaaagattttgtcaaaaaataaaatagaaaataagaaagatatttttggtagatcaaataacaaaattttaaagtgCATTTAAAGAGAATAAACAAATATCCTGgtaagtttagctcagttggttgggacaatacataaaatatgtaaaGAGAACAATAAAGATTTAAATGtacttttgacatttttatcttattttaaaaaaaaagttaatatgcgacaaagagtttttttttttttggtagaaaaagAGGGCTTACGCCCGAAAAagagttatttttaatatggttaaaaatgtttttaagtATCCCGTTTAGGATCGAAACTCCCTCACTCACTTTTTATAAGTATCTTATAGTATTTCTTTTACATGTTAATTACAATatactatgatttttttttcttaaatgagCTATTTATAGTACCTCTCAGTATATGTAAGAGATATTAAAAGGCAAATAAattaatgagttgttttttgaagaaaaatattattttttatcatctataattataataattaaatcttatttatcaaaagtgtcaacgaaataaaattaattttttaaaattttttctactcataattgagaacattgattatttttgatgataatatgtaaaaaaattattataattcttataaacaatgaaatgatgttttttttttattttttataaaatgatgttctataaaatataaatattaacaaatagctatttatttcataaaaaatgatcgttaatttataaaattataaagcaGAAGTACCGATACACCTCACTTGTGAATATATCTTAGAAGTTCCCATATTAAAATGCTTATAAAAAAGTGAATGATGAGGGAGTTTTGATCATCCATTTCAAGGGTGATTAAACCACCTCAAATTGCCAATTCGATCAATTTCCCAAATCCAAACAAACATACAAAAACTACAATGATTTCTTCACAAAAATTAAGGATCCAAGTCTATCCATCTATTCCCAAATTAATGACTACATGTGCATGCATCACCTTAACCATTACATCATTCACAAATTACAAGTTCACTACTACTCTCTGTTCTTacttaacaaagaaaaaatctcACTATCGTTCACATGAAGTATAATCATCATATTCTCTGAATCCAGCTCATTTAATACTCATATACTTTACTTAAAATGAAATCAGACAAAAAATAATCTCACTTGGGACTCGTAGACAGCACAGCAGAGTGTACTAGAAAACCAGCAGTGATCAAAGCATGCAAAAACACACTCCATGtccatgcatatatatatatatatatatatatattatatatccaTCCAAAAGGACACACAGAAACACCCGGCACTAACTCCGGTTTTTCCTCAAATATCGGTTGTTCCCTTATGAGATTCATTTAATTTCCTTACACCTTTCTAAACCGCCATATTCTCCtaatttcatatataaacaCAACTCCACCACCTTTTTTTCACATGATATATACCATATTATAACTAACTCTCACACACATCTTTCATTCTTATCTTGACTACATTTATATATATCCTTTCTTATAACTGAAGCTAGCCATATGGTGGTGATAAGTGAAGAAATTGATCCTTATGGCGCGGAAGCCGAAGGAACTGAAGAGGTAACAGAAACTGAAACAGAAAGTGTGGACTATGAGGAGCTGAAGAAACGTATGTGGAAGGATAAGATCCTTTTACAAAAGctcaaagaaaaacaagagaaCAACACTGAACCTGAGCAACAAGCAAAACAAGAAGCATCAAGAAGGAAAAAGATGTCAAGAGCACAAGATTCAGTACTCAAATACATGGCAAAGATCATGGATGTATGCAAAGCCAAAGGTTTTGTCTATGGAATCATCCCTGAAAAGGGTAAACCGGTATCAGGTTCGTCTGATAGTTTACGCGAATGGTGGAAAGATCAAATCCGTTTTGATCAAAGCGCGCCACTCGCGGTTGCAAAATACTTACCACTCCTTCGAGAAGACGAACATTTTAATACTATAATGGCTGACCCAAATTCTTACATACATCTCCTCCAAGATTTACAAGATTCAACTCTTGGTTCGCTTCTTTCTGCTTTAATGCAACATTGTGTGCCACCACAGAGGAGGTTTCCACTCGAGAGGGGAATTTCTCCTCCCTGGTGGCCCACAGGATCAGAAAATTGGTGGGGTGAACAAGGTTTGTTGGCCCAAGAACAAGGCCCACCACCTTATAAGAAACCACATGACCTTAAAAAGGCATGGAAAGTTTCTGTTTTGGCTGGTGTTATAAAACATATGTCACCTGATTTGGAGAAATTAAGGAAGTTGGTTACTCAGTCAAAAACTTTGCAAGATAAGATGACCGCAAGAGATAGTGCTACTTGGTCTAAAGTTATGAATCAAGAAGAAGCTTTGCTTGGAGTTACTGATAAATGCCATAAATTGACTATTTCAGAGGAAGGTGAAAGCTCTGGCGGTAGTAGTAGCAGTAGTAGTAATAACAGAAGCGAGAAAAGAAAGTTTGTTTTTGATGTTGGTGGTGATGATGTAGAGGGTCCACAGAGTAAGTTACCTATGGCTATGAGTTTAACACACCGTGTTCCTAAGTTGCTTGATTGTGATGCAAGAATTGAAAATGTTGATGATTGGTTGAAAATGGGAGAGATTGAAGGTGGGAAATTTGGATGGGATGTTGAACATTGGCTGAATGATGTGGATGATCATGAATTCGAAGCGGCACTCGAAATGGTGAAAGGTAATAACAACATGGATTTTACTCAAAATCAAGAGCATAATCTACATGGTCAGGAGGAAGAAAAATCTATTTGGGACTTTAGATATCAATATCCATCGCAAGACTAAATAGAATGTTCAATGCAGTTAATTAACTATACTATAGTATTAGTATCCCCTGTCACGACTTTGATTTGTTGTAATGCTTTAGATTTACTAACTTTAGCTATATCTATTTACCATATTTTCAGATATGTCTTAATTCTTACCATATTTGAATTGTTACTGATAATAAATATAGGAGACACAATACCACACTGTGGAgtgttttcttctttaattaTTGAGTATCTTGGTGGAATGTATTGTAAAGTTTTATCAAGAGTGTTATAGGGATGCTAAATATCACAAGCAATGAATTGTTATGTTCTAGATCTGTCCGAAATTAGAATCGAGTAGTCAACTAAAGTGTATGAAAGTTGTTCGTTTATTCTTCTCGTGTTATTTTTAGCAGCACTGCTATAGCTCGCGAGGGATTTTGTCCCGACGGAATCATGACTCGTTTACAACCATATAATTTTGCTCCTACCACAATACAAGGgagggtatttttgtaattaagaaaaaatacatTTAGTTGAAATTAGCCCGTTGTGAGAATTTCGTTAGCTTATCTGTCACGATAACTAGCATTATTCTAATTTTAGTAAAAcataatttctcttttattaatttggttcttagaaaaaatatacaatCAAACAATACATGACTAAGTTGTAGCTAGTGATGAGGAAAAAGTCTAGTAAGTACGAGTCATACGACAAAAGACTACAAAGATATTTGATATGTATACATGAGGTGCATATTCAAACGCATCCACAACACCAATAcaaatgaatcaacaaaaaaagtaGTAGCTAGTAACTACCACGTTACGCTGtaaaacttcaacaacaatacATCATTATAATCAATATATACCACAATTAAGTGGCTTAATTacttagaagaagaaaaaactgatTTGTAAATAGTAACTAGAACTTAGTACCAACTATGATGTTCACAACAAATACTTAAACACTAGTAAATAAAACATGTCATAGTAATTAGTgaataaaacataacaaacaGAACAGATTATTGTTACTGATCAAACATCTGAATCAGACAAGTAATATTTAAGGAGTTGATGGCAATATTGAGGCAAGGGATCATCCTTGAAGTAACCCATAGCATTTGCATAGTGAAGATGGTTGAGGACACCATTTTTATAGTGAGTGAGCACAATGCTGGATCTGTTACGCCCAGGGTCAGGTGTATTACACGATGATATTGGGCTGCTAACAAGCACAGTTTTGCAAATATTGTCATGGTGGTCATTCTCAACCATTATGTTGTATGTTCCTGTGGAATCTGTCACTCCTTCCGTGTAGAAAACTTCGTCCATAGTCTTCCGGTCTTGGCACCTAATTCCCACCTTTGCACCTAATCAAGAATCGTCACAATAACATACACACATCAATCATAAGAAAACGTTAAATTAGAAATGATTTGATTCGTATATGCAAACGGTGCAAACCTTTTTACACTAAGGTGTAAAAAGTGATATGTTTAAAAACGTACACCTAATCAGGTGTAAAACATACACCTGATCATTAAAATGTTTGACTTCAATCGTAGACAGTGTAAAAACTTTTTACGCTAAGGTGTATAGAAAGTGATGTGTATATATGTACCTTGGATGTAAAATGTGGCGTTGGTTTCGAATCCAGCACGGCAAGTATCACAATAAACGCAACCTTTGATATGGAACATAGCTGTAGCAAGTAAAGGGAGGATAGAGATGAGGGAGAGGGCCATTAACAGCAACACAATTCTTGCCATGATGATTAGCAATGAATTTGGATACCAAGATGAATGAAAAAGAGAGAGGAGGAGAGAACTACTTGAGTTGAGACTTGAGGGAGGTTTggctaaatatattttttagtgcGCGCGTCTTGTGCGCCATAAAAAGTGAATCATGTCAACATTACTAGTGAAGTGAGATTAGTGCATTAAATTTCACATGCTCCTTCTTTCTTCGTGGCTTCCGTTTTTATCTATGATTTAGATTTGTTTAGGAGTTCGAGGTTTGAATTTGAAGGCTTACATTAGTTTTAGTTATATAATTATTCCTTTctgtcactattataagtaaaaaattattttttaggttcattgaataaatgatgtatgtggtctatattaatGGTCACATACAACACTctttcaatgaacctaaaaaatagttttttatttataataatgaccggagggagtagatTTGAGATGCAGTCAATGAGATTTTTTATTAGAGATCTCAACGAAATTTGCATCTCATAGCCTATCAAActactatgaagcacggatattGATAAGGACATCGGACACGATACGACACTGACACGTGGACAcggataataatttaaaaaaatgtcatagTTCAACATAATCATATGTGTTGGTGTCGACACGACACATATGTGTGACATCGGGACACGGTTAATACGAGAAATGTTTGTATTTCACAGCTGCCAATCAACCTCGCCTAGCACTCAAGAGACggtatttcatttattttcattaatttaataatattattaatgataaacttttttgatttttttaagcaGAGGTGATTGCTCTGTCACTAACAATGTTGATAGCTACGAACTGATTTGTGTGTGAAATATGTAACAAAGGATTTCAAGGGGGTAAGAATCATCAACTTTATAGAAGGGGTCATGATCTACCATGAAAATTGAGACAAAGGTAAGTTAGAGTAGACATATttttagaaatcgtggttgagcCTAATACAATCCCACAAAACCgtcttgtgaggtgaggattgcctccactttataaacacattgtcaggtcatcatctatccgatgtgggactcttaacacagtCCCTCACGACCAGCAttattgggcttggttcgtggacataaatggtgggtggcccgATAGCAGAAACCTGATGCATATGGTTTATGTTTGTCCTGAATCAACTTGTGTTCATCATGATCATCTAGAGCTTTAGGCGTTCATCATGTTTGTCTTGAACCAATTTGTTCGATCTTTCGTTAAACATGGATATTCCGGCATTATTGCTCCTCATACCATAATTAATTCTTTCCTCTAATTTAACGTTTCTCCTTTCTCTTGCCTCTACACTTCCGCTTCTCCCTTGAACCCGACCGCCGTGTTTTCTTTTGACCTTCACACTGGAAATTCTAGCACCTTCATCATTTAACCATTTAGATTATACACAACCTCCATTTCGATGTTGTTATGCCCTTAAATCAACACCCATTTTTTGGAATCATCATCGTTCTCCATCTCAATTCGGACAACAAATTTATTCTCTGTATGACCAATGTGGCCATACAAAGAACAGAACACCTCCAATTTCTCATACTTGAATTACAATGTGAACCATTCTCctctattgattttgatttgatgcCCAAACTTCAATGGTCTTCAGAGATCAATCTTAAATCCAAACCGCATATATTTCCTCTAGAGTCTACTCCTGTTATTATTTTCATACTCTAAAAATTCACCAATGTAGTTTAAGAACAGTTTTCCAACCTTCTCGAACATCATGCCTGTTGGTAAATTGCACCCAAAAATCCACATGAAATTACGGTATCTCCTTAATAGCAACCCCAATCTTCACTCTATCAACCACCAAGAAATGTTCTCAAAATTCCAAGGTCCTTCATTAAGCATTATCTTCATATCTAAAGGATGAGAAAATTGAACAAATATAGATTGACTTTGCCTCCTTATGTACCACCACTTCCTTGGCCTCCAAACCAGTGTGGACCTAATTTCCAATcgacttttaatattttatactttaGTGACCAAATTATCGATCATTATTTCAATCGATAAACatattatagtattttttttttgaaacaacaaattttattcGAGATAATGCAAGGACCATATACTCGCGgaagaggaaaaaaagaatacaaatagGTACCACATATATATGGAACACCCCAAAAACAACGCTGCATATTATAGtatttctaattattattattttaaattttggtgtGGCTATAACCACACCTTGCCATAACGTGGATCCGTCCGTGCTCTAAACCTCTGTCATCCTAATCTTCATAACATTACCACGTATAGAGTGATCATGTAAGAATCTCCCTACAAAATTGTAACTTAACAAATGTTGACCTAACTTTTCTTTATCTTCACCCTCAAATGTTATACCTCCCAAATTCACGTTTGCCATCATCACACAAGGTCGACGCTGGGAGCTATAAGAAAACAAGAGttaaaaatcacttttgttGAGAGCTTAGTCTACTCACAAACCCTAGTAGAGCCCTTTATCACTCTATTAACATGTgctgatattaattttttttataagagagTTATTTTTACAtcccacatttttttttaaaaaaaatccgcATCTTTACAGATTTATCAATTCTAATgaagaacaaaaacaatttttttcaccCAGATAGACagaaatgattttgaatatcaTCGGAGGTGAAACAAACTAGAAAAATatctcaatgtttttttttaaaaaatatgaggtatttttctttacataacaCCACCGAAGTATTATATTTAAAAGGTTTCTCTTTACACATCTAGGATTGCtcacaaacacttaaaaaacGATAGTTAACTATCGTTCACTATTCATCGATAGTTAAAAACCGAATTTTGCTCATTACCCAAATGGTTTCGCTCATTTTCAAAGTAAAagaccattttacccttacgcAACTTAACACGCGCTAGTGCAAATTggaacgtgacttaagtcacgctggtGCAAAATGAAACGAAACTTAAGTCACGTTActtgacttaagtcacgctagttCTGAATCTGGTAGAAAGCATGCACCAAAACCTACAATGAacagcgtgagttaagtcacgctagtTTTAACACTAGGGTGAGTTAACTAAAGCTGATGCTTCTGCTACGCACGCTGCAGACCAGACTGGCAGTGGCAGTAGCTGCTGCATTTGTTCCTTCATTCCCTGTTTAGTGAACATGCAATTATTCGATAATAATTTTTGTACAACCATTCATTGATTCAACCAGAACTCATAATTTAGAGAACGAATAATTTTAGACACACAATTTTAAcgaaaaataacataaatgtcaTAAATAAGCCCAACCGTGCAAATGTAAAAGTAGTACAACCAAAATGTCAAGAAAATACTACAAACATCCAAaaagtcataaaaaaaacacgTCATAAACTAAGACCCTACTGATGCTGCTCCTGCGGGCTATGACTCCTAGACCTCCTCCTCGGTACCTACTGATCGTCAAACACGCTATAATCGGTTCGGAGGCTCTCCAAGATGCTAAAGAAGAGTGGATTTAAAACCACCTCTGGAATCTGCATGGCATGCTCCACTCTACCtctgatgttgttgatgacctGCAATGGATCGGGAGGATGTCTGACCCACTCCTGGTCAACATGAATATCCTGGTACACAGGTCTCGGCACGACAATGTCAGGCTCTGGAGCAGGGTTGACGATGAGAGGATGGGATACACGGTAGAACCACCTAATGTACGCTCCTGAATGCTTCCAAGGCTCATCCTCCGGGACCTGACCACCCCGCTACTGTTGGGGAATGACATGCAGAGCAAACTCCAAGAAGGCAGCAGCCACATCTGCTGGGGCAAGAGGCATAACCGTAGTAGGAGGTTGGGGAACCCTCTAAACATGTTCGTACTGCCTCAGCACCCGCTCCGGCAAGTGACGCACCATCCTTTGTCTGTCGGCCATGATCCATCCGGAGTATCAGCACACGTCTTGAAAAGGCGTCATGTCTCGTCAATGCTCGTACGGTGTCCAGGTCACATGATAATGCTCCATCGAATCCAACAAGCCTCTGAAGTGG
It encodes:
- the LOC11427800 gene encoding ETHYLENE INSENSITIVE 3-like 5 protein; translated protein: MVVISEEIDPYGAEAEGTEEVTETETESVDYEELKKRMWKDKILLQKLKEKQENNTEPEQQAKQEASRRKKMSRAQDSVLKYMAKIMDVCKAKGFVYGIIPEKGKPVSGSSDSLREWWKDQIRFDQSAPLAVAKYLPLLREDEHFNTIMADPNSYIHLLQDLQDSTLGSLLSALMQHCVPPQRRFPLERGISPPWWPTGSENWWGEQGLLAQEQGPPPYKKPHDLKKAWKVSVLAGVIKHMSPDLEKLRKLVTQSKTLQDKMTARDSATWSKVMNQEEALLGVTDKCHKLTISEEGESSGGSSSSSSNNRSEKRKFVFDVGGDDVEGPQSKLPMAMSLTHRVPKLLDCDARIENVDDWLKMGEIEGGKFGWDVEHWLNDVDDHEFEAALEMVKGNNNMDFTQNQEHNLHGQEEEKSIWDFRYQYPSQD
- the LOC11417621 gene encoding protein DOWNSTREAM OF FLC; this translates as MARIVLLLMALSLISILPLLATAMFHIKGCVYCDTCRAGFETNATFYIQGAKVGIRCQDRKTMDEVFYTEGVTDSTGTYNIMVENDHHDNICKTVLVSSPISSCNTPDPGRNRSSIVLTHYKNGVLNHLHYANAMGYFKDDPLPQYCHQLLKYYLSDSDV